A window of Lytechinus pictus isolate F3 Inbred chromosome 7, Lp3.0, whole genome shotgun sequence contains these coding sequences:
- the LOC135154780 gene encoding N-acylneuraminate-9-phosphatase-like yields the protein MGIAAIIFDLDNTLIWTKQSDANAYVQVTRFIQKEFPSCNAESIVSNFRKLLQSAEKDPENKIPIDEWRTRLWKTALNSNQNEELASRVYQLWKKLRLEGLYFDEEVKALLKQLRLKYKLLLLTNGDSKVQREKVDQIGAEDFFDEIVISGDHPEPKPHPSIFKTSCKLLGVEASQCIMVGDSQETDIQGGVNAKVLATVWINPYGKQPSSDYVKADYIIKSVLEIDSILQQLQPPL from the exons ATGGGGATAGCGGCAATTATTTTCGACCTAGATAATACTTTAATATGGACGAAACAATCTGATGCTAATGCCTATGTGCAG GTGACAAGATTCATCCAGAAAGAATTTCCGAGCTGTAATGCCGAAAGCATTGTCTCAAACTTCAGGAAGTTGTTACAGTCTGCAGAGAAAGATCCAGAAAACAAGATTCCCATTGATGAATGGAGGACCCGACTGTGGAAAACTGCACTAAATTCCAACCAGAACGAAGAGTTGGCTTCAAGAGTTTATCAACTCTGGAAGAAACTACGGCTTGAGGGGTTGTATTTTGATGAAGAGGTGAAGGCCCTTCTTAAGCAGTTACggttgaaatataaattacTTCTCTTAACAAATGGAGACAGTAAAGTTCAACGAGAAAAAGTTGATCAGATCGGGGCCGAAGATTTCTTTGATGAAATTGTTATCAGTGGAGACCATCCCGAACCAAAGCCACATCCATCTATCTTCAAGACATCTTGTAAACTACTTGGTGTAGAAGCTTCACAGTGCATCATGGTTGGTGATAGCCAGGAGACAGATATCCAGGGTGGCGTTAATGCCAAGGTCCTCGCTACAGTGTGGATTAATCCTTACGGGAAACAACCAAGCTCAGACTATGTCAAAGCAGATTATATAATCAAGTCTGTTCTGGAAATAGACAGCATTTTGCAACAACTTCAGCCTCCtttgtga